In Spirosoma aureum, a single genomic region encodes these proteins:
- a CDS encoding ArnT family glycosyltransferase: MTDIAPPLNDRWFYALVVAGIFLNATGLFPPILEPDGALYACIAKIMAQTGDFVNLYAVGRDWLDKPHFPFWVSALSYLIFGINTFAYKFPALLFFMGSAIYTYKFVRLAYSKLTAQLAVLVLLTAFHGVLSNSDVRAEPYLTLLIIGPVYHFYRVFLGDKNDLSKNWLHLLLGSFLTGCALMTKGLFVIVPIGAGLGLHWLLTGNWRELLKPRWYLAVVLSFVFTLPEIYCLYQQFDLQPGKVVFGNTGVSGIRFFFWDSQFGRFFNTGPIKGAGDKFFFLHTLLWAFLPWSLPLYIGVGKALVALVKRQNPLPEYVSLGSSLATFALFSLSGFQLPHYLNIVFPFYAILTAQFLVSLNPVNLRRWTVAQSIIGLLLVVLIVAVLFVVKPAKLGIALSWVIIITLATITLFRQTTMLSLMGRMVGAMLVLAGVLNLFLYPTFMQYEAGLTAARFVNEQPLLAKRPTALYGPGTFGESSWSYEFYAHAPTQYIREDSVLRQMSSHRAVQVFTTNTYADSLEIRGFRVRRVAIFPYFHISQLTADFLNYDTRATTLKPYVLIEVK, translated from the coding sequence CCAAACCGGGGATTTTGTTAATCTGTATGCCGTTGGCCGTGACTGGCTCGATAAGCCGCATTTTCCCTTCTGGGTATCGGCCCTGAGCTATCTTATTTTTGGGATTAATACATTCGCCTATAAATTTCCGGCTCTTTTGTTCTTTATGGGTAGCGCCATTTACACCTATAAATTTGTTCGGCTGGCCTATTCAAAATTGACAGCACAACTAGCTGTGCTGGTTCTATTGACGGCCTTTCACGGTGTACTTTCGAATAGCGATGTGCGGGCTGAGCCTTATCTGACACTACTAATCATCGGGCCAGTTTACCATTTTTACCGGGTCTTTCTGGGGGATAAAAATGACCTTTCTAAAAACTGGCTTCATCTGCTACTTGGGTCGTTCCTGACTGGTTGCGCCCTGATGACGAAAGGACTCTTCGTGATCGTTCCAATTGGTGCAGGTTTAGGACTTCACTGGCTCTTGACCGGTAACTGGCGGGAGTTATTAAAGCCGAGGTGGTATCTGGCAGTTGTGCTATCATTTGTTTTTACGTTGCCTGAGATTTATTGTTTATATCAACAATTCGACCTGCAGCCCGGAAAAGTAGTTTTTGGGAATACGGGCGTTTCGGGCATTCGATTTTTCTTCTGGGACAGTCAGTTCGGGCGTTTTTTTAACACGGGTCCAATTAAGGGCGCGGGCGACAAATTTTTCTTTCTTCATACGCTGCTTTGGGCTTTTCTGCCGTGGTCGTTACCCTTGTACATTGGTGTTGGAAAAGCACTGGTCGCATTAGTAAAGCGGCAGAATCCCTTACCAGAGTACGTTTCACTGGGGTCGAGCCTCGCTACCTTTGCGCTGTTTTCGTTATCGGGCTTTCAGCTTCCGCATTATCTGAATATTGTTTTTCCGTTCTATGCCATTCTGACCGCTCAGTTTCTGGTGAGTCTGAATCCGGTTAACCTTCGTAGGTGGACGGTCGCACAGTCAATTATTGGGTTGTTGTTAGTCGTACTGATCGTGGCCGTGTTGTTTGTTGTAAAACCCGCTAAACTCGGCATCGCGCTTAGTTGGGTAATTATCATCACGTTGGCGACAATCACCCTGTTTCGGCAAACGACGATGTTGTCCTTAATGGGTCGGATGGTGGGAGCAATGCTGGTATTGGCTGGTGTACTCAACCTGTTTCTGTATCCAACCTTTATGCAATATGAGGCTGGTTTGACCGCTGCCCGGTTCGTTAATGAACAGCCGCTGCTTGCCAAGCGGCCAACGGCACTTTACGGCCCCGGTACGTTTGGCGAAAGCTCGTGGTCGTATGAATTTTACGCCCATGCACCAACGCAATACATTCGCGAAGACTCAGTATTACGACAAATGAGCAGCCATCGGGCGGTGCAGGTTTTTACTACAAATACGTATGCTGATTCGCTGGAAATACGCGGTTTTCGTGTTCGTCGGGTAGCGATTTTTCCTTATTTTCACATCAGCCAGCTAACCGCCGATTTCCTGAATTATGACACACGGGCAACAACGCTTAAGCCCTATGTGCTCATAGAGGTTAAATGA
- a CDS encoding efflux RND transporter periplasmic adaptor subunit, which translates to MDRALPKRFWTTQRIAIFGGGTLILSLLAYTFLFADRRSKLNVEKDKITVSNVSTGPFEDFIAVTGVVQPLKTIRLDAIEGGYVTSKLVEGGNMVKKGDVLLKLENQSLKLSFLQSETEANRLVNDLQNTRQRIQIERFTLRKTLADVDAQISQAKDTYDRQEKLYKDKVVSEEDYLKAKRAYERLVTQRTIEIETQKYQEENAKFQIKQLEGTLQRTQRNVALWQQTLDNLVVKAPVSGQLSSIDVEVGSNINRGQNIGQIDDLNGFKMRVGIDEHYISRVFSGLKGSFEFNGKMHDLEISRVYPEVKSGRFEVDMVFPKGTPEGIKRGQSSPIQLELGKAAKATLLPVGGFFSDTGGNWVYVVDKSGKRAVKRPITLGRKNPEFYEVLEGLQPGEQVITSSYENFGDNEVLEF; encoded by the coding sequence ATGGATCGCGCCTTACCTAAACGTTTCTGGACAACACAACGTATCGCAATTTTTGGTGGTGGTACGCTGATTTTGAGTCTATTAGCTTATACGTTCCTGTTTGCTGACCGCCGGTCGAAACTGAACGTCGAAAAAGATAAAATCACCGTCTCGAACGTATCTACCGGACCGTTTGAGGACTTCATCGCCGTTACGGGCGTCGTTCAACCGCTGAAAACTATTCGATTGGATGCCATCGAGGGCGGTTATGTAACATCAAAACTCGTTGAGGGTGGCAACATGGTTAAGAAGGGCGATGTGCTCCTGAAGCTCGAAAACCAGAGCCTTAAACTGAGCTTTCTACAATCGGAAACAGAAGCCAATCGACTTGTCAACGACTTGCAGAATACGCGCCAACGGATACAGATCGAACGATTTACGCTCCGTAAAACGCTGGCTGATGTAGATGCTCAAATTTCTCAGGCGAAAGACACTTACGATCGTCAGGAAAAGCTCTACAAAGATAAAGTTGTGTCAGAAGAAGACTATCTGAAAGCGAAACGGGCTTACGAACGATTAGTCACCCAGCGTACCATCGAAATCGAAACGCAGAAGTATCAGGAGGAAAACGCAAAATTTCAGATCAAACAACTTGAGGGTACCTTGCAACGTACGCAGCGAAATGTCGCTCTTTGGCAACAGACGCTCGATAATCTGGTCGTCAAAGCACCGGTATCGGGTCAGTTGTCGAGTATCGATGTCGAAGTTGGGTCGAACATTAACCGGGGCCAGAATATTGGTCAGATCGATGATCTAAATGGGTTTAAAATGCGGGTTGGTATTGATGAACACTACATTAGCCGCGTATTTTCGGGCCTGAAAGGATCATTTGAGTTCAACGGGAAAATGCACGATCTGGAAATTAGTCGCGTGTATCCCGAAGTAAAAAGTGGTCGATTTGAAGTTGATATGGTTTTTCCGAAGGGCACACCCGAAGGCATCAAGCGCGGTCAATCATCACCGATTCAGCTGGAGCTGGGCAAAGCAGCAAAAGCTACGTTACTGCCCGTAGGTGGTTTCTTCTCCGACACAGGTGGTAACTGGGTATACGTAGTCGATAAGTCGGGCAAGCGAGCGGTGAAGCGGCCAATTACGCTGGGCCGTAAAAACCCGGAGTTTTATGAAGTGCTTGAAGGTTTGCAGCCCGGCGAGCAGGTTATTACGAGTTCTTACGAAAATTTTGGCGATAACGAAGTTCTAGAATTTTAA
- a CDS encoding ABC transporter ATP-binding protein, with product MIQTVNLQKLFATEEVETTALNGINMDVKDGEFVAIMGPSGCGKSTLLNILGLLDNPSEGEYNFYGTAVAKMTERQRAQLRKGSIGFVFQSFNLIDELTVYENVELPLLYLKTPTDERKKRVEEALERMSIMHRRNHFPQQLSGGQQQRTAIARAVVAKPKLILADEPTGNLDSKNGEEVMKLLGELNDEGTTIIMVTHSPYDAGFAHRIVNLFDGKVVTENFHV from the coding sequence ATGATCCAGACAGTTAACCTACAGAAACTCTTCGCTACCGAAGAAGTAGAAACCACCGCCCTCAATGGCATCAACATGGACGTTAAAGACGGCGAGTTCGTGGCCATCATGGGTCCGTCCGGTTGTGGTAAATCCACCCTGCTAAACATCCTTGGCCTGTTAGACAATCCGAGCGAGGGCGAATACAATTTCTACGGAACAGCTGTTGCCAAAATGACTGAGCGCCAGCGGGCGCAGTTGCGGAAAGGCTCTATCGGGTTCGTGTTTCAGAGCTTTAACCTGATCGACGAACTTACCGTCTATGAAAACGTCGAACTGCCACTGCTTTATCTTAAAACGCCTACCGACGAACGCAAAAAGCGCGTTGAAGAAGCCCTCGAACGCATGAGCATTATGCACCGGCGTAATCACTTCCCGCAGCAACTCTCGGGTGGTCAGCAACAACGGACAGCTATTGCACGGGCGGTTGTTGCAAAACCAAAATTAATCCTGGCGGATGAGCCGACGGGTAACCTCGACTCGAAAAACGGCGAGGAAGTGATGAAGCTTCTTGGAGAATTAAATGACGAAGGAACAACGATTATCATGGTAACGCACTCACCCTACGATGCTGGCTTTGCGCACCGTATTGTGAACCTGTTCGATGGTAAAGTTGTGACGGAAAACTTCCACGTTTAA
- a CDS encoding ABC transporter permease gives MFRNYLKIAVRSLLKNKLYSSINVLGLALGMACSLLIGLWVRDELSYDRFLPDAEHIQYVRVNFPYNGETVTNFVTPGPLQEAIAKDVPQVAAVTKINYGPELLIKVGERNAKEKGHYATDDFFGVFDLPVVDGNPKAALAQTNQIVITKKIAEKYFPNSPAIGKTLQLDNDKFYVVGAVIDDLPHNSTLQFDWLVNWKVQEQDWMKTWGNNGFYTYVRLKPNTTIAQAEAAMKHIYPRYGGKNFDTGRPTLQPMTDLHLYADYKNGHSVGGRIEYVRIFSIVALFILLIACINFMNLATARSAMRAKEVGVRKVVGALRSSLIGQFLSESIVTSLLAVVLAFGLVWAVLPTFNALFGKQIVLNLAEPTLWLIVTILVLITGFLSGSYPALFLSSLQPIKILKGRLQFGAGPALFRRALVVFQFSLSIFLIVGMLVVGKQMDYLRTKNLGLDRENVVYIPLEGEIAQPKKLEPFRQEVLRAPSIASASTAMSLPVSVQSTSGDLNWTGKDPALQTTVSAMAIGADFIKTMNIKLVSGRDFRADSPADSSNYLINEATAKLMGMKDPVGKEITFWNGKGRVVGLMKDFHLTSLHEAINPLVLVFNPLNTSYLLVKTRAGQTQQAIADLERITKEFNPNYPFNYHFVDEAYEKLYRSEQQVNALVNYFGVLAILISCLGLFALAAFTAEQRTKEIGVRKVLGASVTNIIGLLSKDFLKLVVIALVLASPLAWWAVSTWLGTFAYQTELGWWIFGVAGLLALLIAFLTVSYQSIKAALMNPVTSLRSE, from the coding sequence ATGTTCCGCAATTACCTCAAAATTGCAGTTCGGAGTTTGCTAAAGAACAAACTCTACTCATCCATCAACGTATTGGGGTTAGCGCTCGGAATGGCGTGTAGTTTGCTGATTGGGCTCTGGGTACGTGATGAACTGAGCTATGATCGCTTTCTGCCCGATGCGGAGCATATCCAGTATGTTCGGGTTAATTTTCCTTATAACGGCGAAACCGTCACGAATTTCGTCACACCCGGCCCTTTACAGGAAGCCATTGCGAAAGATGTGCCTCAGGTGGCCGCTGTCACAAAAATTAATTATGGGCCGGAGCTTTTGATAAAAGTCGGTGAAAGAAACGCCAAAGAAAAAGGTCATTACGCCACCGACGATTTTTTTGGGGTATTCGATCTGCCCGTAGTTGATGGCAATCCCAAAGCGGCACTAGCCCAAACCAATCAGATTGTTATTACCAAAAAGATAGCCGAAAAATATTTCCCGAATAGCCCGGCCATTGGTAAAACACTGCAACTTGACAATGACAAATTCTACGTTGTTGGTGCCGTAATTGACGATTTACCGCACAACTCAACGCTGCAATTCGACTGGCTCGTAAACTGGAAAGTACAGGAGCAGGATTGGATGAAAACCTGGGGCAATAATGGGTTCTATACGTATGTTCGGCTCAAACCTAATACGACGATTGCCCAGGCCGAAGCCGCCATGAAACATATCTATCCGCGCTACGGAGGAAAAAACTTCGATACAGGACGGCCAACATTGCAACCCATGACCGACCTGCACCTGTATGCAGACTACAAAAATGGACACTCGGTTGGGGGACGGATTGAATACGTTCGCATTTTCTCGATTGTTGCGCTGTTTATCCTGCTCATTGCCTGTATCAATTTCATGAATCTGGCAACCGCCCGCTCGGCAATGCGTGCCAAAGAAGTGGGCGTCAGAAAAGTGGTTGGCGCTTTACGTTCATCGCTGATCGGACAGTTTTTGAGCGAATCAATCGTTACGAGTTTATTAGCCGTTGTGTTGGCATTCGGGCTGGTTTGGGCCGTTTTGCCAACCTTTAACGCCTTATTTGGCAAACAGATCGTACTTAATCTTGCCGAGCCGACACTCTGGCTCATTGTTACAATACTGGTACTGATAACAGGCTTCCTGTCAGGAAGTTACCCGGCTTTGTTTCTGTCATCGCTGCAACCCATCAAAATTCTCAAGGGTCGCTTACAGTTCGGTGCCGGACCTGCTCTGTTTCGCCGGGCACTGGTTGTCTTTCAGTTTTCGCTGTCTATTTTCCTGATTGTGGGTATGCTGGTTGTGGGTAAACAGATGGATTATCTGCGCACTAAAAACCTGGGCCTTGACCGCGAAAATGTGGTTTACATACCCCTGGAAGGCGAAATTGCTCAGCCTAAAAAGCTGGAACCATTTCGACAGGAGGTACTGCGGGCACCATCCATTGCTTCGGCATCAACAGCGATGTCATTACCCGTAAGTGTACAAAGCACATCCGGCGATTTGAACTGGACGGGCAAAGACCCAGCCTTACAAACAACCGTCTCAGCGATGGCTATCGGGGCCGATTTCATTAAAACGATGAATATCAAATTGGTAAGTGGTCGCGATTTTCGCGCAGATAGCCCCGCCGATTCATCAAATTACCTGATCAACGAAGCCACGGCCAAACTGATGGGAATGAAAGATCCCGTTGGTAAAGAAATCACATTTTGGAATGGAAAAGGACGGGTTGTCGGGCTGATGAAAGATTTTCATCTGACTTCATTACACGAGGCCATTAATCCCTTGGTATTGGTTTTTAATCCGTTGAATACGAGTTATTTACTGGTGAAAACTCGTGCTGGTCAAACCCAGCAGGCCATCGCTGATTTAGAACGAATCACGAAGGAGTTTAATCCGAATTATCCCTTCAACTATCATTTTGTTGACGAAGCCTACGAAAAATTATACCGTAGTGAACAGCAGGTGAACGCCCTGGTCAATTATTTCGGCGTACTCGCTATTCTGATTTCGTGTCTGGGCTTATTTGCTCTCGCGGCATTTACCGCTGAACAGCGTACCAAGGAAATAGGCGTCCGGAAAGTGCTGGGCGCCAGTGTCACAAACATCATTGGGTTGCTTTCTAAAGACTTCCTGAAACTCGTCGTCATTGCGCTTGTCCTGGCTTCGCCGTTAGCCTGGTGGGCGGTGAGTACCTGGCTGGGGACGTTTGCATACCAAACAGAATTGGGCTGGTGGATTTTCGGTGTTGCCGGTCTTCTGGCACTATTAATCGCTTTTTTAACGGTCAGCTATCAGAGCATTAAAGCAGCCCTGATGAATCCGGTTACGAGTTTGCGAAGCGAATAA
- a CDS encoding ABC transporter permease, with amino-acid sequence MLRNYLKIAFRTLWKNSTHSLINIVGLSVAFGTCVLLFLTATFELSYDRFHTDSDRLFRLYFLSSNRDGTPDKSSTMPYPISPALKAEFPEIEGVSRYFNRTASVRRKDQAYGKNVRMVGADFLKMFTFLLLKGNSGTAMNSLSDIVISESMARDIFGKEDPLGKPLQLRMNNTWQAFTVTGVVSDAPKNSTFDYDALIRSENAGDYEENKSRWDHGNHDVYVKLKAGTDPQTLQRRTQAFMDKYFAKDNKEQKELGYPKNELGFQRSLILQPLLTVHFDTETTHGLGISRTYVVTLLLVGFFILAIACINFINLTIAQSFSRAREVGVRKSLGAQRVQLFGQIWGETLMLCLGALLIGLGLAYSALPYFNRSFQSHLTLADFLKPSVLLITGFGFLVITLVAGGYPSWFVTRFNAVEVLKGRVKMSRPGLLRNSLIVTQFTIACLLIVCTVIVRQQINYLQQKPMGLDKEQVVSIPVGNDLNGNDALKTMRDRLANQPNIAAVSGSGVNIGAGLDGSSSRMMYGFLYGKRNITCDWLRIDTDYLKTMGVKLLQGRDFSTSFSTDSSSAILITQSMAKQLGETNPIGKFIKPDNKEFQIVGVVSDFNLYSLHQEAKPIALQMQSNSPIQYILVRVNPQNLTGAMESIKKAWKTVAPKQEFIGSFLDENTERWYKKEQRLATIFSSAAGVAILLSCMGLFSIALISIQQRTKEIGVRKVLGASVTSIVTLLSKDFLKLVLIAIVVASPIAWWAMNKWLQDFAYKIDIDWWVFVLAGALAIAIALITVCFQSIKAALMNPVKSLRSE; translated from the coding sequence ATGCTGCGCAATTATCTGAAAATAGCCTTTCGCACGCTCTGGAAAAACAGTACACATTCACTGATCAACATTGTTGGTTTATCGGTCGCGTTTGGTACCTGTGTATTGCTATTTCTGACAGCCACCTTTGAACTATCCTATGACCGGTTTCATACGGATTCAGACCGGTTGTTTCGTCTTTATTTCCTGTCTTCTAATCGAGATGGTACTCCCGACAAAAGTAGTACGATGCCTTATCCGATTTCGCCCGCACTCAAAGCGGAGTTTCCGGAGATCGAAGGGGTTTCCCGCTATTTTAATCGAACGGCGAGCGTTCGGCGGAAAGATCAGGCCTACGGCAAAAACGTCAGAATGGTCGGTGCTGATTTTCTGAAAATGTTCACGTTTCTGCTCCTGAAAGGTAATTCAGGAACGGCGATGAATAGCTTAAGTGATATTGTCATCAGCGAGAGCATGGCCAGGGATATTTTCGGTAAGGAAGACCCACTCGGTAAACCACTCCAGCTTCGGATGAATAACACCTGGCAGGCCTTTACGGTCACGGGTGTGGTTAGTGATGCGCCTAAAAATTCAACATTCGACTATGATGCACTTATTCGAAGCGAGAATGCCGGCGACTATGAAGAAAATAAAAGCCGTTGGGACCATGGTAATCATGATGTCTACGTCAAACTAAAAGCAGGTACTGACCCGCAAACGCTGCAAAGGCGGACGCAGGCATTCATGGACAAATACTTTGCGAAAGACAATAAAGAGCAAAAGGAGTTGGGGTATCCAAAAAATGAGCTGGGTTTCCAGCGAAGCCTGATTCTACAGCCGTTATTAACGGTTCACTTTGACACCGAAACCACGCACGGGCTTGGTATTAGCCGCACATACGTAGTCACGTTGTTGCTGGTTGGGTTCTTCATACTGGCGATTGCCTGTATTAATTTCATCAATCTAACAATTGCTCAATCGTTCTCACGGGCGCGCGAAGTAGGCGTTCGGAAGTCACTGGGGGCGCAGCGTGTGCAGTTATTTGGGCAAATATGGGGCGAAACACTGATGCTTTGTCTGGGCGCCTTACTGATTGGATTGGGGTTAGCTTATTCGGCCTTACCTTACTTTAATCGATCATTTCAAAGCCACCTGACATTAGCCGATTTTTTGAAACCGAGCGTGTTACTTATAACCGGATTCGGTTTTCTAGTCATTACACTGGTGGCTGGTGGCTATCCATCCTGGTTCGTGACACGTTTCAATGCCGTTGAGGTGCTGAAAGGGAGAGTGAAGATGAGTCGACCCGGTTTGCTCCGTAATTCGCTCATTGTTACCCAGTTTACCATTGCCTGCCTGCTCATTGTGTGTACGGTCATTGTCCGTCAGCAGATCAATTACCTGCAACAGAAACCGATGGGCCTTGATAAGGAGCAGGTTGTCAGCATACCGGTAGGGAATGACTTAAATGGTAACGATGCGCTGAAAACCATGCGAGACCGACTGGCTAATCAACCAAACATAGCCGCCGTATCGGGTTCAGGCGTTAACATTGGTGCCGGGCTGGATGGAAGTTCATCGCGCATGATGTACGGCTTTCTATACGGCAAACGAAATATCACCTGCGACTGGCTACGGATCGACACAGATTACCTGAAAACGATGGGTGTCAAATTGCTACAGGGCCGTGATTTTAGTACATCGTTCAGTACCGACTCGAGTTCGGCCATACTCATTACGCAAAGTATGGCAAAGCAATTGGGAGAAACCAACCCAATTGGCAAGTTCATCAAGCCTGATAACAAAGAGTTTCAGATCGTTGGTGTTGTCTCTGACTTCAATCTGTATTCACTACATCAGGAGGCCAAGCCCATTGCGCTGCAAATGCAATCGAACTCTCCCATTCAATACATTCTGGTTCGGGTAAATCCTCAAAATCTGACTGGCGCGATGGAAAGCATTAAAAAAGCCTGGAAGACGGTTGCGCCGAAGCAGGAGTTTATTGGATCATTTCTGGATGAAAATACCGAGCGGTGGTATAAAAAAGAACAGCGGTTGGCTACCATTTTCTCATCGGCCGCCGGGGTTGCTATTTTATTATCGTGTATGGGATTGTTTTCCATTGCGTTGATATCGATTCAGCAACGGACCAAAGAAATTGGGGTACGTAAAGTGCTGGGTGCATCCGTAACCAGCATCGTAACCCTGCTTTCGAAAGATTTTCTGAAACTTGTTTTGATTGCCATAGTCGTTGCATCACCCATTGCGTGGTGGGCCATGAATAAATGGTTGCAGGACTTCGCCTATAAGATTGACATTGACTGGTGGGTGTTTGTACTGGCGGGCGCATTAGCCATTGCCATTGCCTTGATAACCGTTTGTTTCCAAAGTATTAAGGCGGCTCTGATGAATCCAGTAAAATCATTACGTTCCGAATAA